Within the Salvia hispanica cultivar TCC Black 2014 chromosome 4, UniMelb_Shisp_WGS_1.0, whole genome shotgun sequence genome, the region aagaaggattattacatgtaataattatagtggactaagatgtgCTGTAAGAGCCCGCGCGCGCGCGCCGCCCGCCCTGCCGCGAGCctcgagcccgagcccgcGCCCATGCTCGTGCTCGTGCCCGTGCCCGTGtccttggacttggacttggatccggcaattggtctttgggccTGGTCGTGGGCTTGGTGCTTAGGCTCGACCCAAGGCTAGTGGGTCTAATTCcttttagaccaccaccgtttccacgtcagcGAGTCAAGCGGGATGACACCTCATCCGTATGACGCGGGaagccaacgtggctgacaTGTGATAGTCCACGTCGAATCTAGAAGCGTCTAGATTCAAGCTCTCTAGCTCTGAGCTTGTAACGGCTTGTAACGCACGACTGTTACAGCTTGTAACGCCTTGTAACCAACGACCGTTACAGTCTAGCATTGATGACAGCCATCAAGACTGCGTTGACCCCTATAGTGGActgagcctataaataggctagttATTCTAGCATTTTACACACCAGAAACTAGAATCCGCATAGCACTCTGCATCATACACTCTCTTCTCTCTTGGCATTGTTTTTTCTGTCGAAAGCTCTGTCCTCTCCTCCATTCAATTCGCCGGAGCTCTGTTgatagcggtgctgcttcactagagacgtagccgttttatctttggggatgAAACGtcaatccgaagagcactaccagggcgtatctcgtcttgcgggaAGAGacctcctcgactcggctaatTCTTTCACGGTTTATTTATTTCGATTTTTCAAGTTGTAATTTCAGTTTTCcatttatatttcttcttgggttgtattacgcccgGCTAGTTTATCTCTTGTAATTCCAGAACCCAACATATTGCAAATTAATTATCTATTGCTGTATTAGAAATGATATAGGTATATGACTAAGATtatattaattgttgattaaatgaaatcaaatttgataCATGTTCTATTTTTGAGTAAAATCTGATTAATTACCAATTTCCATCTCTATAACACATCCCCAATTCGCATTGCAGATGCAAGTCATACAACTGAAGATGTGATTGAGTCCAATATCATTGACACTATTCAGCTGTCTTCAGCCGCAACTGATGATGGTAGTAATGAATAAATCAGCTGCATCAACTTCTATCAAGAACTGCAAAATGTGATAGATGAAATCGATTTAATCAAGAAAGATTTGATTGTGACAACGAGGGAGAAGGTAGAGCAACAGAGAATCATGGGCTCTAATGACTCTAGTTCAAGATCCAATTCCACTAAGAAGAAGCATCTCATGGTAGGGTTTGATGATGTGCTTCTTTGGCTCCTAGATAGGCTTACCGATGGAAACACCAATCGCCAAATAATCCCTATCGTAGGGATGGGTGGAATCGGCAAAACCACTCTTGCAAAAGGTGCATTTCAACACAAGCTCATTAAGGATCATTTTGATATTTGCGCGTGGGCTACCATTTCCCAAGATTATCATATAGTAGAAACTCTTAGGGAAGTTCTCACTCTAGTAGGAAGATCCTCGAGTAGTAGTATGGATGAGAAAGAATTGGAAGTAAGATTACACAAGTGCTTATGGGGTAGGAGGTATCTCATTATATTGTATGATATGTGGAGCATAGATGTGTGGGATAGGTTGAATTTTTCCTTTCCTGATTGTAGTAATGGTAGTCGAATGGTAGTAACAACGAGGATGTCGAACTTGGCTGCCCGCTTAACTGACTCCTATAGCATCTTTAAGATGAGATTTCTAGACGAGGTTAATAGTTGGACTTAGTTCTCCAAAATTGTATTTGGGGAACAAAGCTTTCCTACTCAACTCAAGCAAACTGGGAAGGAAATCGTGGAAAAGTGTAGTGGACTTCCTTTGTCTATTGTTGTGATAGGGGGTCTAATGGCGAAATCTGAACTTGCACCACAATATTGGGAGCACATCGAGAAAAACTTAAGCTTAATAGTGAATTCGGAGAATGATAATGATTGCTTGAGAGTATTGAAACTGAGCTATAATCACTTGCATGTCTATCTAAAGCCTTGTTTTCTGTATATGGGATTGTTTGAGAAAGACAGAGAAATTGTTGCTCCAAGAATCGTTCGACTATGGGTTTCCGAAGGATTTCTTAAACCAATAGACAACAAAAGCTTGACAACAAACATTACTTGAAAGAACTAGTGGATAGAAATCTCATTCAAGTTCATGAGTCAGGGATACTTGGGGAAGTAATATACtacaaaattcatgatttattaAGAGATCTATCTATTAAAGAAGCTGAAAAACATAGGTTTTTTCATGTCTTGAGGGGACAAAGTCCTAAAGGACTAATTAGCCAACAACGTACTGTTATTCCTCTGTTGGAAGATCTGGAGTATTCtacaagaaaaaagattgCATAATATCAGCCAAGATTAGACAATATTATTACCTAGAATTAGAGAGACATGATTGAGGGAAATCTTACCTTGTATAGCATTATTCTAGCCTATATATGATGTATCATTCTATTGTGAATAgtataacacaaaaattaccCAATTCtacatggtatcagagcaggttAGGCTCAGAAAAGCTTCATCATAGCCCTAATATATACCTTTCTCGACCGAAACGGCGAGAAAACCAACCACAACCAGAATGACAGAAAATAAACTAGAAACCGAACCAATTGCCGAAAAAATCAGATCAAGCAAAAGTGTTACCGTAGCCTTCAAGTTGAATGGCTCAAACTACCCACTTTGGTCACGTCTAATGAAGGTGGCCATCGGCGGCAGGGGAGTCTACCGCCATATCAACGGAAACCCAACTCCGCCACAAATCGGAGAAAAGGGATACACAGATTGGGAGGTGATAGACTTGATAGTCTTCTCGTGGATCATCGACAACATGGAGACGCATATAATAGCCGATTTTGCGCATCACCAGATGGAAAAATCGCTCTGGGATACGTTGGCCGTAACATTCGCTAGTTCATCCGACTCGTACCTCATTTATGACCTACGAGACAAAGCGAGCAGAGTTATGCAGGGAGAGATGAGTTTGGAGGCCTATTGGAGTAGGCTCCATGGACTGTGGATGGACATCGATCGGTGTCCACATAGAACGGTCGACTGCTGCGATAAAGGAGTTTCACAATATCGAAGCATCAAATCGGAACTGAgattattcaaatttctcaCCGGATTAAACGAGAGGTATGATTGGGTCAGACGCGAAATCCTCAAGGAGGATCCATATCCCTCAGTCGATGAGGCGTACGGATGGGTGAAACGGGAGGCAGCTCGATTGAAAATCATGTCACCGGCGTCCGGATCACCCACCACCGCCGTCGGAAGCGACTCATCATCGGGAGTAGGGTTCGGCTTTGGAGCTAGAGAATACCGCCAGTCGCAGCCTCAACACAGGAGCCAACCACCGCTGCCGCGCCCCAATGCTAACCGCCGGGGAAACACCAAACCGGACAAATCGAAGCTTTGGTGCTCCCACTGTGGAATGCACAAACACACGAAAGAAACTGTTTCCAATTAATCGGATATCCCGATTGGTGGGAGGAGGAGAAGGCGGCGAAGGCGAAGGTTGCGATCGGGACGGATGAAGGACGAAATCAACCTGGAACAGGGGCGGAAGGAAACCGAGAGGCAGTGCAATTCCAGGAACGAAAGCCTGAAACTGGTGGCCTCCATACCGGCGGTAGCCGACGTGGCGACGGCGGCGGGGGGAGAACGGCTGAGGCGATGGTCGCCTCTCTCAAGATGGAAAGCGGCGCCGATGGAGGTAACGGGTTAGGGGGAAATAACCCTAACCCTATTAATCATTCTTTATTCATTAATCCCCAATTTGttgggaaattaaaaaatgtgccCCAGATTATCTCTTTGCATAAAAAGAACCCCCAGACTAggagaatttttaaaaatgaccCCATTATTTGTAAGAATTCATTTGCTCCCTTGGAAAATTTGTCATATGCTTTTGAGGCTCGGGATTGTGATGGGTTCGATGATACCGGATGGATTTTTGATTGTGGGGCCACTGATACCATGacttatgataaaagtgattttgtgaaattttatgaaacaCATAAGTCACATATTCAAACAGCTAATGGGGGAATGACTCCAGTTGAAGGGGCAGGGACTATAGAAATATTCCCGAATGTGCAGATTACAATTTGTCTCTATGTTCCGAACTTATCTCAGAAGTTAATGTCAATTAGTCATGTGACTAAGGAATTAAATTGTACTTTGCTGATGCAACCAAATTTCTGTCTCTTACAGGATATCCGGACGGGGAAGATTATTGGAGGTGGCACTGAGCGCCGTGGACTCTATTTTGTAGATGAGATTGCTCGACAAGATGGTGCGGCGATGCTTGCTCATGGACCCACCGCTCAGGAGACTTGGCTCTGGCACCGAAGAATGGGTCATACCTCTCCGGGTTATCTAAAATCTTTATTTCCCAAACTTTTTGTTCCTAAGGATTTTTCTTGTGAATCATGTGTTTTGGCCAAGAGCCACCGTAACTCTTTTAAACCCAATGATACTCGTGTTGAGACTGTCTTTTCCTTAATACATTCTGATGTGTGGGGCCCTGCGCCTATTGGTACTAGTTTTGGTTTTAAATACTTTGTGATATTTGTCGATGATTGCAGTAGAGCCACATGGGTATATTTCATGAAACATAAGTCGGAGGTCgttgaaaaatttattttgttctataAAATGGTCCAAACTCAATTTCAAACATCCATTAAGATTTTGCGCTCAGATAACGGGGGggaatttgtgaataattctATGTCTCAGTTTTTTAGGAATAATGGGTTAATCCACCAAACTTCTTGTCCTCACACAGCagaacaaaatggggtagcAGAGAGAAAAAACCGGATCATCCTTGAAATGACTCGAGCACTTCTTTTTGATTCAAAAGTTCCACCAAGTTTTTGGCCCGAAGCCGTCGCCACCTCCATTTACCTCCTCAACCGTCTCCCCACAAAAACACTACATCGTAAAACACCATTAGACCACCAGTCCACCTTAACACAAATCCCAGCGGCTTTATCCCTTCCACCCAAAATATTTGGTTGCTCGGTCTATGTACATGTcccaaaacaagaaagaacCAAATTTTCTCCGTGTGCAATTAAGTGTGTATTTGTGGGATATGGGATCAATCAAAAGGGCTATAGATGTTACGATCCTAAAACCAAGAGAGTTATCACCACCATGAATTGCAACTTCCTCGAAACAGAATTCTTTTACCACCTTGGGACTCAGGGGGAGAGTGAGAGACAGGGGGAGACCCAAGAAAGCGACTCCCTTCGGTGGCATGTGCCAAGTCACTTTGATGTGAGACCACCAGAGCAAGTTGGCACTATCCATGAGTCAACCTCATCTACAGAAACGAGCCCTTCGACGCTTCCGCCGCCTTCCTCTAATCCAACCGTACTGGAATCCGAGGTAATCTCTGGCCCACATTGTGAAAGTACAGTTATTGCTCCTAACCCCCCTGATACAGAAGAGGAGGATACTACTATTGATCAAGATACTGGGCAGTATATACTTCCCTATAGGAGCACGAGAGGAATTCCTCCAAAAAGATACTCTCCTGAAAGAATAGGTCGGAAAAGCCGATACTCCGTAACAAACTTCACCGAGGCCAACATCTCCAAAATGGCAAGGGCGTTCCATGCTGCATTATATGAGGAAGAGATACCTCACACATTTGAAGAGGCagtcaaaatcaaacattGGAGGGAGGCAATGTTAGTTGAAATGAAGGCATTAAAGAGGAATGGCACTTGGGAGATCAGTCCGTTGCCAGATGGAAAACATACAGTTGGGTGCCGCTGGGTCTTCACAATTAAACGAAGACCAGATGGAAGTATTGAGAGATACAAAGCTCGACTGGTAGCAAAGGGGTACACTCAAACTCAAGGAATCGACTACTCTGAGACATTCTCTCCCGTTGCAAAG harbors:
- the LOC125221412 gene encoding disease resistance protein RPP13-like: MESEFTALDKVGEEAEWLKNFLEDIPGWFKTMPPVMIHCDSQAAIGRANNDLYNDLKEIEFSKRPSRARYSSGNHLYASHTTEDVIESNIIDTIQLSSAATDDDEIDLIKKDLIVTTREKVEQQRIMGSNDSSSRSNSTKKKHLMVGFDDVLLWLLDRLTDGNTNRQIIPIVGMGGIGKTTLAKGAFQHKLIKDHFDICAWATISQDYHIVETLREVLTLVGRSSSSSMDEKELEVRLHKCLWGRRYLIILYDMWSIDVWDRLNFSFPDCSNGSRMVVTTRMSNLAARLTDSYSIFKMRFLDEVNSWT